acgacCAATTTTTTTACCAATATGGATGGACTAATAGAATACCAACATCTAAAACTATGGTCCTTTACCCTTTGAGCGACGTCTAATAGTATTGGCCCTATTTGATAGTTTGTCGACGTTTCGGGGCAATGAGGGACTCCTCAATGGAAGAAAGCATGACGCACACTCACCCTAAAGAAAGTATAGTAGTGAAGTACTACTatttctttctaccaaaaaaaatattttacttcTACCATGCTACTTGAGGTGTGGCTTCATGCATGAATGTATAGCGTTGATATTTGTTCTGCTATTCTACAGGGATATCGGCAAAGACCCTGTCAAATACAGGAATAAAGGATATTTTGATACCAGAAGCCACAGATCGTATTGGAGTAACCCTTTTGATGTTCTTTGTGCTTTGGGCACaggctatgcccagacacatgggaggtgggcgaaatgatcaccccgccCCCTGAATGGCAAAAATAACTCCCCCATATGTCTGAGCGCAACCTGTGTttcggcacagagaacatcaaacCATAtaatcttattattatttttaaccAGCAAATTAATGACCTCTGAAATTCCTACATAGGAAAGCCTAGCTCGTTGTGCTACATGGACACACATGATGTGGCTATTCCAATGTCCCATGTGACCTATCTTTTCACAAATTTTGGACCCTACTAGGCTGCCTTTGTAGCATATAGTGGGTCACCCAAATAGGCCTTCTTATGTGGGCCACCAGCCCATGAAATAAAAGGGACTAAAATGGCAACCCCTAGCATTATAAGAAAatctaattatattttttttattaagaataaaaatgttagcatttgtttttttttttaaattaaaaaaaaaataaaatagatataTAGTAATTCACATTCTCATAAGGAAAATAAGTAGTCTTTGGCATGATTggaggaaaattatcacctccgtTCGACCGCCGtcctagttcctctaataggggatggtggaccccaccggcggtgtttgggcatgggtagagaggtcatttcagccccctttGTTTGGGAATGGCGGTCACAAgcggaggtgataaagatccatgaTTGGATGTTGAGAAATGATATTGTAGGTAGTGAGAGAAATACGCTTCTCTGGGAGTGGAGTAATAGTAAAGATCACGTCCACTTATCAATTTCACAAATTTAACaacaaaaatgggaaaaaatttgctgctacaaggctagcagctaaagaaatggaataattcacttcccctttgggttcataaataccctcttaggttttagtattttctaataccctttaagatcccatttccttgactGCCAACCATGTAACAGGAACTTTCCTGCTACTAATGTAGTAGCAAAATTTTGTCCAAAAAAATGTATCAATTTGacaaataattatcacctccaatttgcgggcacctccaatacctctaatagaggggagtggaccccaccttgggtagtgttttcgggcagggggtagggtggtcatttccgctccatgtgaggaattggaggaattggagggggcagcaaattggaggggataacgattatTCATGTATGCTCATGAACAGAGAGGAGATTACACCATTTGGCAGGCAAATTTGTAGACAATGACTTTCATATTCAGTATGATAGTTTATATGACTAAGATGGATACTGTTAGGAAATACAAATGCAAATATACTATAAGGTGTGTCAATTCTAGCCCGCACCGGCTAGCCCGATTGAAAAATACCCAACCAACCCGAACCATTTGTTAAACGCATCAAGATCAAGCTCGAACCAAATACTATTCAGTCATTCCTGATTCGAGGGTCCTACCCAACGGGCGTCTGACCGGTATCGGCCGCCTAAGGGTTTGATTAAGCCTGATCCCCTAAGAGCCTGATTAAGCCCGACTGTTGCTGACTTGCTAAGTTGCTATTGCCTGTTTAATGCCTGTTTAGAGATAAATGTCCTAGTAGCAAGTCTATGGCCCGCCTAAAGCCTGTTTAGCCCGATTAAAGACGGATTGTTGACCGACCATTTATATATGAGACTATGCCTAGCATATGAGAACCAATTACTTAAACAGATCGATTTTAGTGTGGGATCCTATCCCAGAccaaccggttgacacccctggCATAGATATTTCATAGTGCTTTGGAGGTcctgtattttctcttttttttttttttcttattttgttttgaaaaaaatgatGATGTGTTGCCGATGTCCTTCTAGGTGACCGATGACGAGTCGAGAAGGATAGAGTAGCAAGCAGATTCTGAAACAAAGGCAGAGATCATGGGAGTGTTGCGAAATATGTTTGATAATCACATCCCCtgctcaaataagaggtcatgagttcaaaccaccttggggcctatccccatcccctctattatacaagctcttaatccaaaaaaaaaagataatcaCATCCCTGAGGCCACAGATATTATATTGGTCCCCATATAGTGGTCGAACCGGTTCTTCAAGGGCTCTTTTTCGAATTAGCCCATTGGAGTAAGCCGTTATGAGTATGATCAGATAAGGGTAATTAAATAGGAACTTTTATTCACCTTAATTCCATTTCTCACTTTTAAGTGAGTTCCTGTTACACTTGAAGGATGTATGTGCTTTGCAAAACCACAAACCCAACTTTATAGATCCTCAAAGCTTATacagtaaatgaaataaaaaggaCTAAACCAAAACAATGGGAAAACACTTTTTTTTATGCCAAACATGGGAAATTTCAATGACAATAGTTTCCCTCAGCTACATTATTCTGAAAGCATTCAATGAACCAGCTTAAATTGCATGAAAAAGTCTCTCGAGTAGAAGGCAATCCGCATATTTGAGGAAAAGCAGAATCAAAGATATTGGCTGGCAATCTTTCCCTCCTTGACAATGTAATTTTGTGCAGGGAAGTCTTCACCCTTGAAGTACCTATCCAGCATGTCCTTAGTTCCAGCTGCATACCTCAACTGCACCAATTCCACATTTTCTTTCACAAATAAGCATTCAATGAAacagagagaagaaataaaagaacagGAGGTGGACCGCCGATAGGGAGAAGAATTCAATAGTTTAATTACCTGAGCATCGATTGTGGTGCCAGAAATATGAGGTGTCATTGCCTGGTTTGGCATGTATCGCCATGGATGATCCTTGGGAGCTGGTTGCGGATACCACACATCACCACTATAACCTGAAATtatgaagaaacaaaaaaatacattaaaTGAGGGAATGAGAAGGATATGATAATCCTTTAGTAAATTATCCATGAGTTTAACAGTAAAGCAAATAATGTTTCAGATAGGTTTCCCTTCAATTGTTTAAAGGCAATCACCAAATTAGCAAAGCTACCTTTGACTCAGTGCAGTATATGTTGTCTTATTTGCTCTTCAATAAACTGTTTGTTTAAACTGTCAACATATTATGTTCACAATCTGGAAATGCAAATCTTAAAATTACCTCCAATTTGTCCACTCTCGCACGCTTCAACTACTGCTTGAGTATCCATGATTGCCCCTCGAGCATTATTCACAATTAAAACTCCTTTCTTCATCTTTGCAATCTTTTCTTTGTTAAACATCCCTCTGATACATTGAACAACAAATTGTTTTAATTTGCTGATATATAGAACGGTATTGAACTATTTGCATGCACAATACACAATCAGACAAATAAATCATAGTAATaaatattagggaaaaagaggGTGATGTGGAAAAGAAGAGTCAATCTTGATCTTGTTTCTCTTGTAAATTATTAGTTCAATACACAACCAACAAAATATATGTTGAATAAAGGAAGAAGCTTGTGTATAAGACGAAGACCATACTTTGTTTTCTCTGTTAGAGGCATGTTCATAACAACTACGTCACACTTTGGAAGCATTGTATCAAGATCTTCCTCAAACTTTGCCCCTGTCTCAGCCTCCATTTCTGGGTCCATCTTGAGCCGATCATGATAGAGGAGATTACAGTTGAAGGGCTTCAACCGTTGAAGCAAAAGCTTACCGATACGACCTGCACCAACTGTTCCTACTGTCTTCCCTTCAAGATCATAGGATTTATAAGAAATACCGGCAACATTCCATTCCCCATTAGCAACCTGATTGTGACCAGTTACAAAATTCCGTACGAGGATTAGGACCCTCATAAGCTCATCTTCAGCAACCGAAACAACATTACTTCCAGTGACTTCAGCAACAGTTAGACCAGCAGCAGCTGCAGCTTGTAGGTCAATGTGATCAGACCCAATTCCAGCAGTTAAAAGAAGTTGtaaatttttggctttcttaATCCTCTCGGCCGTAACATATGCCGGGTGGAAAGGGGTTGATATTAGAACATGGAGATCAGGAATATGCTTTTCGAGCTCTGCATCAGCAAATAATCATTCAGGAAAAACAGCATTAGTTAacaaactaaagaaaaaaaataatacattagGAAGGAATGTAGGAGTTCTCATAAAATTAGAAAGGAACAAAGGAATtccataaataaacaaaatattcTAAGGAATTGCCACTTAAATTTATGGAATACTTAGACAAGTATAAAATTCCATGCCCTAACTGTGATACTC
The nucleotide sequence above comes from Telopea speciosissima isolate NSW1024214 ecotype Mountain lineage chromosome 3, Tspe_v1, whole genome shotgun sequence. Encoded proteins:
- the LOC122654141 gene encoding formate dehydrogenase, mitochondrial-like, with the translated sequence MVHFMFGYIWYIRSTELGWPAQREPSSGTARTGRGAFDAGIAVTGAQQSFASSIQTSGPLASPKKIVGVFYKANEYVEMNPNFVGSVERALGIREWLESQGHEYIVTDDKEGPDCELEKHIPDLHVLISTPFHPAYVTAERIKKAKNLQLLLTAGIGSDHIDLQAAAAAGLTVAEVTGSNVVSVAEDELMRVLILVRNFVTGHNQVANGEWNVAGISYKSYDLEGKTVGTVGAGRIGKLLLQRLKPFNCNLLYHDRLKMDPEMEAETGAKFEEDLDTMLPKCDVVVMNMPLTEKTKGMFNKEKIAKMKKGVLIVNNARGAIMDTQAVVEACESGQIGGYSGDVWYPQPAPKDHPWRYMPNQAMTPHISGTTIDAQLRYAAGTKDMLDRYFKGEDFPAQNYIVKEGKIASQYL